One part of the Anopheles coustani chromosome 2, idAnoCousDA_361_x.2, whole genome shotgun sequence genome encodes these proteins:
- the LOC131262806 gene encoding ankyrin repeat and MYND domain-containing protein 2, which produces MSSPDSQSASKPEKPETTTPKVVLNEDQQAIFNRIAKNENSELRLLLSQYKSNVDFVDENGMTPLQHASYKGNKEVVQLLLDQGADVNSGKHEYNYTALHFGALSGSADVCLKLLLAGADLKAVNSVGRTPAQMAAFVANLEAVGTINNFVPLKDIEGYTVATGGSEPALQPTLLGPFHSFIMQVNIHPVRILLNLQKYGLMPADLKRIRSVLSDMMDREMKHRGGVNEVMAFKYHFLAYVVGEIEKHRDYINSRRDAQQDAKTDFIELFAKRVLKPNKDGTLDYVEALVRECVREFPYRECTIFRQMVTQLASKENVAAALDIARAAINGQRPFQDTISVCSSCGEEKPDKKCSKCREVQYCDRQCQRLHWFTHKKFCARPSSTGADGQSPAVAKEIDSTEISDQLQKLVAG; this is translated from the coding sequence ATGTCGTCTCCAGATTCGCAATCGGCCAGTAAGCCGGAAAAACCGGAAACGACCACCCCCAAGGTGGTGCTGAACGAGGACCAGCAGGCAATATTCAACCGGATTGCCAAGAATGAAAATAGTGAACTGCGTTTGCTACTGTCGCAGTACAAGTCCAACGTGGACTTTGTGGACGAGAATGGGATGACCCCGCTCCAGCACGCCTCCTACAAGGGCAACAAGGAAGTGGtccagctgctgctggaccAGGGTGCGGATGTGAACTCCGGCAAGCACGAGTACAACTACACGGCGCTGCACTTTGGAGCGCTCTCGGGTAGCGCGGACGTATGCCTGAAGCTACTGCTCGCCGGAGCCGACCTGAAGGCGGTGAATTCCGTCGGCCGGACACCGGCACAGATGGCAGCATTTGTAGCGAACCTCGAGGCGGTCGGCACGATCAACAACTTTGTGCCGCTGAAGGACATCGAGGGCTACACAGTGGCCACGGGCGGGTCCGAGCCAGCTCTCCAGCCTACGCTACTGGGACCGTTCCACAGCTTTATCATGCAGGTCAACATCCACCCGGTCCGGATACTGCTGAACCTGCAAAAGTATGGCCTGATGCCGGCGGACCTGAAGCGGATCCGCTCCGTGCTGAGCGATATGATGGACCGCGAGATGAAACATCGCGGTGGGGTCAACGAAGTGATGGCGTTCAAATATCACTTCCTTGCGTACGTCGTGGGAGAGATCGAGAAGCACCGCGACTACATTAACTCCCGCCGCGACGCCCAGCAGGATGCAAAAACCGACTTCATCGAACTGTTCGCCAAGCGGGTGCTGAAACCGAACAAGGACGGAACGCTGGACTACGTGGAGGCGCTGGTGCGCGAGTGCGTGAGAGAGTTTCCGTACCGCGAGTGTACCATCTTCCGTCAGATGGTGACGCAGCTCGCCAGCAAGGAGAACGTCGCCGCCGCCCTCGATATTGCCCGGGCGGCGATCAACGGGCAGCGCCCGTTCCAGGACACCATCTCGGTGTGCAGCTCgtgcggggaggaaaaaccggaCAAGAAATGCTCCAAATGCCGGGAGGTCCAATACTGCGATCGCCAGTGCCAGCGGTTGCACTGGTTTACGCACAAAAAGTTCTGCGCCCGACCCTCTTCTACCGGTGCCGATGGTCAGTCGCCTGCCGTTGCCAAGGAGATTGATTCGACGGAAATCAGCGATCAGCTGCAAAAGCTCGTCGCCGGCTGA
- the LOC131262321 gene encoding tectonin beta-propeller repeat-containing protein: MPSTLLFANSNEGRVYALSTSGSAWREFLYLGLEFKKISVVPHFMWAIGGDRQVYVHVHGLDVPIRLKEEAYENERWLPIEGFSNRLLPTDRFHFSNADGTVDRNIDKIRLPSMAWQWEGEWQLDLSLDGQPLDHDGWTYAVDFPATYHPQKNWKSCVRRRKWVRFRRYCALNSWCAVAPLHKDPTQEPFIDVSIGGANVPGASPGLLLVWAVTAHGRVMFRSGVSTTAPEGLRWTAVTTPSGCEVSQISVGATGLVWAVLYNGRAIVRAGVTRDALTGNTWLEVKPPGTNLKISQVSVGTNSVWCVTNDNHVWYRRGVHGEASGVSEDAAIGTGWVEMVGNISHISVAANDQVFAVGSEDRALYFRSGVSASDLTGKKWRLIQLPMQLSRTSSNFSFSSRQSGNSSPTTTKHRSLNSLYKERLQQETGNGSGGGGAGGTGTTGGIEETSRSAPTANVKNRPELWHKPELSPDAIVTHLEGAKHHVGSLVESKLAQKPVSLESVAGTSVPVSNEVYEISGKQLKNSRAWSPVRSVGSVVGTEAHPETDSCVFEGETSRDSGVFGECEDHGGSQNWTDCEVLWVGCSAGAVTVDPAMLPNWFHDSFSQNASEELSQSWRLRLLDDLKKRLPAKEMESGAYAHYEKAIEMSSWVKSGEARCAKSGHPFEDCLIELEWVNNQGTGPDSGTLTVLNSDGITTKMQFSLSEITCIMCCSEPGSPRVAIHAPRLPPGSSPLKLQFSGDTDLEDWISHLTSVCCQINEVQGRPSGRSVWITSGLGDVFVFDPINLEAQQWNEDAKSYRLQLDMKAAETPYLTSLHNGMIIGSRLEITGFIYDDADQVRFDLQAHPTVRMRHKMETQRNIPLHINPRFNEKLTVFNSMSASAWSEDEIRDKLVSFAPGAEFKLEIYSDTDGFRVQVNGTEHPKFHYRSGLAPDTVCSLYSSGRVKILHIVYDSPKIVIPLRDVYWRQIGGHMKRVVASRATGVVWGLGYDNTVWVYTGGWGGAFLKGLETSNQGINVMTDTQNYYIYENQRWNPLSGFSSTGLPTDRHMWSDVTGKHKRSKEHAKLLSMHWQWISDWLVDFHNPGGVDRDGWQYAVDFPASYHAKKQFTDYVRRRRWYRKCRLTTSGPWQEVGNTKIVDVSLQPDSDERDCTITVWAIAANGDVLYRRGVYQSQPAGTGWEHVPCDQPLTSISIYENKVWAVGKNGSAFLRCGISLENPLGSKWQLIEPPGGVSFKQISVGRCGIWALDTAGRLSVRKEINGTFPEGSHWQLLQNILNDPPHYEGNSGFKNVSVGEHVFAVSQSGYVCKRSGITPLNPAGTGWILGIQANWNFVNVTGFYD; encoded by the exons ATGCCGAGTACACTGCTTTTTGCGAACAGCAATGAAGGCCGCGTCTACGCACTCTCCACATCCGGCTCGGCCTGGCGCGAGTTCCTGTACCTTGGGCTGGAGTTTAAGAAAATCTCCGTCGTGCCCCACTTCATGTGGGCCATCGGGGGCGACCGGCAGGTGTACGTACACGTGCACGGGTTGGATGTACCGATTCGTCTGAAGGAGGAAGCGTACGAGAATGAGCGCTGGCTACCGATCGAAGGCTTCTCCAACCGATTGTTGCCGACCGATCGGTTCCACTTTTCCAACGCCGACGGAACGGTCGATCGAAACATTGACAAAATCCGGCTGCCCTCGATGGCGTGGCAATGGGAGGGCGAATGGCAGCTCGACCTGTCGCTCGACGGGCAACCGCTGGATCACGACGGGTGGACGTACGCCGTCGACTTCCCGGCCACGTATCACCCGCAGAAGAACTGGAAGTCGTGCGTCCGTCGTCGCAAATGGGTCCGCTTTCGACGCTACTGTGCCCTCAACTCGTGGTGTGCCGTCGCGCCGCTGCATAAGGATCCAACGCAGGAACCGTTTATCGACGTGTCCATCGGTGGAGCGAACGTGCCCGGTGCCTCCCCGGGGCTGCTGCTCGTTTGGGCCGTAACGGCGCACGGGCGCGTTATGTTTCGTTCCGGGGTAAGCACTACCGCACCGGAGGGTCTCCGTTGGACCGCCGTCACGACGCCCTCCGGGTGCGAGGTGTCACAAATTTCCGTCGGTGCAACGGGGCTCGTTTGGGCCGTGCTGTACAACGGTCGGGCGATCGTGCGGGCCGGTGTAACGCGCGATGCGCTCACCGGGAACACCTGGTTGGAGGTGAAACCACCGGGAACGAATCTGAAAATCTCCCAAGTGTCCGTCGGCACCAACTCGGTGTGGTGCGTCACGAACGACAATCACGTCTGGTACCGGCGCGGTGTCCACGGCGAGGCGTCGGGTGTCAGCGAAGACGCCGCCATCGGCACGGGTTGGGTCGAGATGGTGGGCAATATTTCGCACATTTCCGTCGCTGCCAACGACCAAGTGTTTGCCGTGGGATCGGAAGATCGGGCCCTATACTTCCGCTCCGGTGTGTCGGCATCGGATTTGACCGGGAAAAAGTGGCGCCTCATCCAGCTCCCGATGCAGCTGAGCCGAACGTCGAGTAACTTCTCTTTCTCCAGTCGCCAAAGTGGCAACAGCTCGCCGACCACCACGAAGCACCGCAGTTTGAACAGTCTCTACAAGGAACGGTTGCAGCAGGAGACGGGTAACGGCAGTGGAGGAGGAGGCGCAGGTGGAACTGGCACTACCGGTGGCATCGAGGAAACGTCCCGCTCGGCCCCGACGGCGAACGTTAAGAACCGACCCGAACTATGGCACAAACCGGAGCTCTCCCCCGACGCAATAGTGACCCATCTGGAAGGTGCCAAGCATCACGTGGGAAGCCTGGTCGAGAGCAAGCTGGCACAGAAGCCGGTCTCGCTGGAAAGTGTGGCCGGTACAAGCGTGCCAGTGAGCAACGAGGTGTACGAAATCTCCGGCAAGCAGTTGAAGAACTCGCGCGCCTGGAGTCCGGTACGGTCAGTCGGATCGGTTGTCGGCACCGAAGCGCACCCGGAAACGGACTCGTGTGTGTTCGAGGGCGAAACGTCGCGTGATTCGGGCGTCTTTGGCGAGTGCGAAGACCATGGAGGCTCGCAGAACTGGACCGATTGCGAGGTCCTTTGGGTGGGCTGTTCCGCCGGCGCCGTCACCGTCGATCCGGCCATGCTTCCGAACTGGTTCCACGATAGCTTCTCGCAGAACGCCTCCGAGGAGCTGAGCCAATCCTGGCGCCTCCGTTTGCTGGACGATCTCAAGAAGCGGCTGCCGGCCAAAGAGATGGAAAGCGGTGCGTACGCACACTATGAGAAGGCAATCGAAATGAGCTCGTGGGTGAAATCGGGCGAGGCACGGTGCGCCAAATCGGGCCATCCGTTCGAGGATTGTCTGATCGAGCTGGAATGGGTGAACAACCAGGGCACGGGACCCGACTCCGGTACGCTTACCGTCCTGAACTCGGACGGTATCACCACGAAGATGCAATTCTCGCTGTCGGAAATCACCtgtatcatgtgctgcagtgaACCGGGTTCGCCTCGGGTTGCCATCCATGCCCCTCGGCTGCCGCCCGGGTCTTCCCCACTGAAGCTACAGTTCAGCGGTGACACCGATCTGGAGGATTGGATCTCGCATCTCACCTCGGTTTGCTGTCAGATCAACGAGGTGCAGGGACGTCCTTCGGGGCGCTCGGTTTGGATCACCTCCGGCTTGGGCGACGTGTTCGTGTTCGATCCGATTAATCTCGAGGCGCAGCAGTGGAATGAAGATGCAAAGAGTTATCGACTGCAGCTCGACATGAAGGCAGCCGAAACGCCATACTTAACATCGCTTCACAATGG CATGATCATCGGTTCGCGGTTGGAAATTACCGGCTTCATCTACGACGACGCCGATCAGGTACGGTTCGATCTGCAAGCGCACCCGACCGTGCGCATGCGGCACAAGATGGAAACCCAACGCAACATCCCATTGCACATTAATCCACGCTTCAACGAAAAGCTCACCGTCTTCAACTCGATGTCCGCGTCCGCCTGGAGCGAGGACGAAATTCGCGACAAGCTGGTATCGTTTGCACCCGGGGCCGAGTTTAAGCTGGAAATCTACAGCGATACCGATGGGTTCCGGGTGCAAGTGAATGGCACGGAGCACCCAAAGTTCCACTACCGCAGCGGACTCGCGCCGGACACGGTGTGCAGTTTGTACAGCAGTGGGCGCGTGAAGATCCTGCACATCGTGTACGACAGCCCGAAGATTGTCATCCCATTGCGCGATGTCTACTGGCGCCAGATCGGGGGCCACATGAAGCGAGTCGTAGCCAGCCGGGCCACGGGCGTGGTCTGGGGTCTGGGGTACGATAATACGGTGTGGGTGTATACGGGTGGCTGGGGTGGTGCCTTCCTGAAGGGCTTGGAGACGAGCAATCAGGGCATCAACGTGATGACCGACACGCAGAACTATTACATCTACGAAAACCAGCGATGGAACCCGTTGTCTGGGTTTTCCTCGACCGGGCTGCCCACCGATCGGCACATGTGGAGCGACGTGACGGGCAAGCACAAGCGCAGCAAGGAGCACGCCAAGCTGCTGTCGATGCACTGGCAGTGGATCAGCGACTGGCTGGTGGACTTTCATAACCCGGGCGGCGTCGATCGGGACGGGTGGCAGTACGCGGTCGATTTTCCCGCCTCGTACCACGCGAAGAAACAGTTTACCGATTACGTACGGCGACGACGCTGGTACCGCAAGTGCCGGCTGACGACTAGCGGACCGTGGCAGGAAGTGGGCAATACGAAGATTGTGGACGTATCGCTGCAACCGGACAGCGACGAACGGGACTGCACGATCACGGTGTGGGCGATTGCGGCGAACGGGGACGTCCTGTACCGTCGAGGCGTGTACCAATCTCAACCAGCA GGCACCGGTTGGGAACACGTTCCCTGTGATCAACCACTGACGAGTATTAGTATATACGAGAACAAGGTTTGGGCCGTCGGTAAGAATGGGTCCGCATTCCTGCGGTGTGGCATATCGCTCGAAAACCCACTCGGCAGCAAATGGCAACTGATAGAACCCCCCGGTGGGGTCAGCTTTAAGCAGATCTCGGTGGGCAGGTGTGGCATTTGGGCACTTGACACGGCCGGGCGCCTGTCGGTGCGCAAGGAAATCAACGGTACGTTCCCCGAGGGCAGCCACTGGcagctgctgcagaacatactGAACGATCCACCGCACTACGAGGGGAATAGTGGattcaaaaatgtttccgtCGGGGAGCACGTGTTTGCCGTGTCGCAGTCGGGCTATGTTTGCAAGCGTAGCGGAATAACGCCACTCAATCCGGCCGGCACTGGATGGATTCTTGGAATTCAG GCCAACTGGAACTTTGTAAATGTGACCGGATTTTACGATTAA
- the LOC131265175 gene encoding basic salivary proline-rich protein 1-like, translating into MVKIALVLLVGVVALVVAKPSQQSLSEEELRQLHHAERLSDSYLLKLYERLLEISPVGRAPAETPSADSGSDLEPAAGDRDVPEASGDQQPEAPEASGDQQPASPDVEDAPEDPAPEEEPSQNEEGPEAQPSQDQQPDAEEVPENQTPGKPSNEEEGSDAQPSKDQQSNGDADQASEKPSKDGEQSEPAPENPSNNGEGPESQPPQDQQADNSVRPDGQHDSEDGPPKNGEEQDKQGKPDNNKPHKGGNPRPQTPKGGSEHGRVPKSDGESKGEGKRPAHPANKPSGPRPEGQRRSPGAPEKPNQAAAPLVQINVNIAKSTN; encoded by the coding sequence ATGGTGAAAATTGCACTAGTTCTACTTGTTGGTGTAGTTGCCCTTGTGGTGGCGAAACCATCCCAACAAAGCCTCTCAGAGGAGGAACTCCGACAGCTCCACCATGCGGAACGACTGTCCGATTCGTATCTGCTCAAGCTGTATGAAAGGCTTTTGGAAATAAGTCCGGTAGGCCGAGCCCCAGCAGAAACCCCTTCGGCTGATTCCGGAAGTGACCTCGAACCGGCGGCAGGAGACCGTGACGTTCCTGAAGCAAGTGGTGATCAGCAGCCTGAGGCTCCGGAAGCAAGTGGCGATCAGCAACCAGCAAGCCCTGATGTTGAAGATGCGCCAGAAGATCCAGCCCCAGAAGAAGAACCGTCGCAGAACGAGGAAGGACCAGAAGCGCAACCGTCGCAGGATCAGCAACCGGATGCGGAAGAAGTACCTGAAAATCAAACTCCTGGAAAACCCTCAAACGAAGAGGAAGGTTCAGATGCTCAACCATCGAAGGACCAGCAGTCCAATGGTGATGCGGATCAAGCTTCTGAGAAACCCTCAAAGGATGGTGAACAATCCGAACCAGCTCCAGAGAATCCCTCCAATAACGGCGAGGGCCCCGAATCCCAACCACCGCAAGATCAGCAAGCCGACAATTCAGTAAGGCCAGATGGTCAACACGACAGTGAGGATGGTCCACCAAAGAACGGCGAAGAACAGGACAAGCAAGGAAAACCGGATAACAACAAGCCACACAAGGGAGGAAATCCTCGACCACAAACACCAAAGGGAGGTTCTGAACATGGTCGCGTGCCGAAATCGGACGGTGAATCGAAGGGTGAAGGTAAGAGGCCAGCTCATCCGGCCAATAAGCCATCTGGCCCGCGCCCGGAAGGACAGCGAAGAAGTCCCGGTGCGCCGGAGAAACCTAATCAAGCCGCGGCTCCGTTGGTTCAAATTAACGTCAACATTGCCAAATCTACTAATTAA
- the LOC131265551 gene encoding uncharacterized protein LOC131265551 has product MNKSIFNKNNFKSDPFHWAAANDWAGEVQKCLQENMNPYRPNKNGLTPLHAAIGNQAVRVANVLLAQYSNDLAIVKEHMRNRFLWKMECNYWNKRPILIAWTEEECQHVQSVASPCPAAIPLNVQIFVFLRLPCEGVRLVALDVCTKEKWPAVLRFIRQILPNGVLSLDKSDFRTDCMSYLQAACYIGSKDLLQTLLSSGAQLSATGDKGKTPLLTACDVLCTDIIKLLLTKYIQRYDPTAFDDEQRNAFHIVARKNHPEMTDFVLKALIRYRVVNFGETESEAFDRTFRYEYIEYEYLSSWSLLPVAMKKKCSEYAVQYRMDLTYTWRYNLHLLDLISNKLALNYCFEEIRSNLDILKIETHRESTNILHALLQHGHIEFVEELYQQNPSIKTVFNTQGALQVLTSALAKHNVKLLGFILQHHKEYFQSEAKHLEEGVISSTWFDIAVYREPFSMLSEAFPEMREKISETVELVEKTHNALSLDKLYALLDEDLEQAILTLQSEEIVVNEAGRNVLHQATDYDKPHLVEKLLECSVNLNRKDNEGNLPIFLVRSEEVLDLFLEKMSIDSTIVNDAGYNLLHYCCKTVCMPGDEAKILSKLLSLGFDVNQPSKDGNVPLSLASCCTMVKYLLQHGASLELIDGSALQGTLRYKRYCAAWTLIPEIAHFEWFEKTAHAFLPWLLGNQNRDFFSCNSGDQLEKYPDIRKKLYDSLYRHSKEQAASFFLTVCQRSITCCARWFLDYGYDVDFERCDEYGYTPLLGLLSYMEEPSHDIVERLVVEKGVNVNAKNDRKQSALLLIASHFRYAQWYGYTLKTIELLLDHGAELNAQDEKGNTALHYAFEENQIELVELLIERGADLKLRNNENQLPYQKCDKHKAMLYKFLGWNNELAQLANS; this is encoded by the exons atgaataaaagcattttcaataaaaataattttaaatccgACCCATTCCATTGGGCAGCGGCAAATGATTGGGCTGGTGAAGTGCAAAAATGTCTACAGGAAAATATGAACCCTTATCGGCCGAACAAGAATGGATTAACGCCGTTGCATGCTGCCATAGGGAACCAAGCGGTGCGAGTGGCTAATGTACTGCTAGCGCAATACTCCAACGATTTGGCGATCGTCAAGGAACACATGCGCAACAGGTTTCTGTGGAAGATGGAATGCAACTACTGGAATAAACGACCGATTCTGATAGCCTGGACGGAGGAAGAATGTCAGCACGTGCAATCGGTGGCCAGCCCGTGCCCGGCAGCTATACCGTTGAATGTGCAGATATTTGTTTTCCTGCGCCTACCCTGTGAAGGAGTCCGGCTCGTTGCCTTGGATGTGTGTACCAAAGAAAAGTGGCCTGCTGTGCTTCGCTTTATTCGTCAAATTCTACCCAACGGGGTGTTGTCGCTCGATAAAAGTGATTTTCGAACCGATTGTATGTCCTACCTGCAGGCGGCTTGCTACATTGGTAGTAAGGATTTACTGCAAACGCTACTTTCCAGCGGAGCGCAACTTTCAGCCACAGGGGACAAAGGCAAAACACCGCTGCTGACCGCTTGTGATGTACTGTGCACGGACATCATAAAACTACTCCTAACAAAATACATCCAAAGGTACGATCCAACCGCGTTTGATGATGAGCAAAGAAACGCCTTCCATATCGTTGCCCGAAAGAACCACCCGGAAATGACGGATTTCGTGCTGAAAGCGTTGATACGGTACCGTGTGGTAAACTTTGGCGAAACCGAATCCGAAGCGTTCGATCGTACCTTCCGATACGAGTATATTGAATACGAGTACCTTTCATCGTGGTCACTTTTGCCGGTAgctatgaaaaagaaatgcagCGAGTATGCGGTACAATATCGAATGGATCTAACGTACACGTGGCGGTACAATCTGCACTTGTTGGACCTCATTTCTAACAAGCTGGCGTTGAACTATTGTTTTGAAGAGATTCGTAGCAATTtggatattttaaaaattgaaacccaTCGCGAATCGACTAATATTCTTCATGCCTTATTGCAGCACGGGCATATCGAATTTGTTGAGGAGCTATACCAGCAGAATCCTTCAATTAAAACAGTATTTAACACCCAAGGTGCCCTACAGGTGCTTACAAGCGCACTTGCTAAACACAATGTGAAACTGTTAGGTTTCATTTTGCAGCATCACAAAGAATATTTTCAATCCGAAGCCAAACACTTAGAAGAGGGTGTTATCAGCTCCACATGGTTTGATATCGCCGTCTACCGGGAACCGTTCTCGATGCTGTCGGAAGCGTTTCCAGAAATGCGAGAAAAAATATCTGAAACCGTTGAACTTGTGGAGAAAACACACAACGCTCTAA GTTTAGATAAATTGTACGCTTTGCTTGATGAGGATTTGGAACAAGCAATTTTAACTCTACAATCAGAAGAGATTGTGGTGAACGAAGCTGGACGCAATGTCTTGCATCAAGCGACGGACTATGATAAACCGCATCTAGTTGAAAAATTGCTAGAATGTTCAGTTAATCTCAACCGAAAGGATAACGAGGGAAATCTTCCCATTTTTCTTGTTCGCTCGGAGGAAGTGTTGGATCTGTTCCTTGAGAAAATGTCCATCGACTCTACGATCGTCAACGACGCTGGATACAACCTTCTCCATTATTGCTGCAAGACAGTCTGCATGCCGGGCGACGAGGCAAAAATTCTATCAAAATTGTTATCCTTAGGATTCGACGTCAATCAACCGTCGAAGGATGGCAATGTTCCACTATCGCTGGCTTCGTGCTGTACGATGGTTAAATATCTACTACAACATGGCGCTTCATTGGAGCTGATCGATGGTTCAGCACTCCAAGGAACACTTCGCTACAAGCGGTACTGCGCAGCGTGGACATTGATTCCTGAAATTGCACACTTCGAGTGGTTCGAAAAGACGGCCCATGCGTTCCTGCCCTGGTTACTGGGAAATCAGAATCGTGACTTTTTCTCATGCAACTCTGGCGACCAGTTGGAAAAGTATCCCGATATTCGGAAAAAGTTGTACGACAGTCTGTACCGGCACTCCAAGGAACAGGCGGCTAGCTTTTTCCTCACAGTGTGCCAGCGGTCGATAACCTGCTGTGCCCGGTGGTTTCTGGACTACGGGTACGACGTAGACTTCGAACGTTGCGACGAATATGGCTACACACCACTGCTCGGTCTGCTGTCCTACATGGAAGAACCGAGTCACGATATCGTCGAACGATTGGTTGTGGAAAAAGGAGTAAACGTAAATGCCAAAAACGATCGGAAACAGAGTGCCCTGCTGCTGATCGCATCACATTTTCGCTACGCACAGTGGTATGGGTATACGTTGAAGACGATCGAATTATTGCTGGACCATGGCGCAGAGCTTAACGCGCAGGATGAGAAGGGAAACACCGCGCTACATTACGCGTTCGAGGAGAACCAAATCGAGCTGGTGGAGTTGCTGATCGAGCGTGGCGCAGATCTTAAGCTGAGGAACAACGAAAACCAGTTGCCTTATCAAAAGTGTGATAAACACAAAGCAATGCTGTATAAGTTTTTGGGATGGAACAATGAACTTGCACAGCTAGCAAACAGTTAA
- the LOC131265176 gene encoding protein crumbs-like has protein sequence MVNSHQAYFCALLCIVALAAVLIRPTQGCDLDQTQHGCRIDNGQCTCAFGCKSEFRYATKKECQDALKGRTNDICSRQPCMNGGSCTQVTAMPQYKCRCEGTGYWGNRCQRLCPKPEQAGQDVKFPHECVVI, from the exons ATGGTTAACTCTCACCAAGCGTATTTCTGTGCTCTTCTGTGCATCGTTGCACTAG CAGCGGTACTTATCAGGCCGACGCAGGGCTGCGATCTGGACCAAACACAACACGGATGCCGGATAGATAATGGCCAATGCACTTGTGCGTTCGGCTGCAAGTCGGAGTTTCGCTACGCGACAAAGAAGGAGTGCCAGGATGCGCTAAAG GGTCGCACCAACGACATCTGCAGCCGGCAGCCGTGCATGAACGGTGGATCGTGTACCCAGGTCACAGCCATGCCACAGTACAAATGCCGATGTGAGGGTACCGGCTACTGGGGTAACCGTTGCCAACGAT TGTGCCCTAAGCCCGAACAGGCCGGTCAGGACGTAAAGTTCCCCCACGAGTGCGTAGTGATCTAA